The proteins below come from a single Acidobacteriota bacterium genomic window:
- the ybeY gene encoding rRNA maturation RNase YbeY: MGSRQRQTISLTAGPLIEVVNRQRTKTVDAKRAAQLARAVLNKIGAGEATLTISFIRDRRMRELNRTYRGIDAPTDVLSFAYHESEDAYEFAADAQHLGDLVISVETAERYAGELGVSLAREIEHLVIHGALHLAGYDHETDQGEMNRLERRLRKQLLST; the protein is encoded by the coding sequence ATGGGCAGCCGTCAGCGGCAGACCATTTCTTTGACAGCCGGGCCGTTGATTGAAGTCGTCAATCGCCAGCGCACCAAGACCGTGGATGCCAAGCGCGCGGCGCAATTGGCGCGGGCCGTCTTGAATAAAATTGGCGCGGGCGAGGCGACGCTGACGATCAGCTTTATTCGTGATCGCCGCATGCGCGAGTTAAACCGCACCTATCGTGGCATAGACGCGCCGACCGATGTGCTCTCGTTTGCTTATCATGAAAGTGAAGATGCCTATGAATTCGCCGCTGACGCCCAGCATCTCGGTGATCTGGTGATTTCGGTCGAGACGGCGGAGCGTTATGCCGGTGAATTGGGAGTGAGCCTGGCGCGTGAGATCGAACATCTGGTGATTCACGGCGCTTTGCATTTGGCCGGTTATGATCACGAAACCGACCAGGGCGAAATGAACCGCTTGGAACGCCGTTTACGTAAACAATTGCTCAGCACCTGA